A genomic segment from Streptosporangium roseum DSM 43021 encodes:
- a CDS encoding RloB family protein, translating to MCEGTVTEVQYFSGIKDHFRALPVEIGTCDIDGCGRDPLGVVRAAEKRRDTAHRKAQRQGDAYLAYDEVRAVVDVDEHTSLEAAIRRARESGIRLAISTPCFEIWLLRHFQECSAALTSAIVQNKIHRYVPGYEKHLPEDFPYGEHGTARRRARTADPHHDSPNRKGRNPSTNAWLTIDAIAASGQRDAKSSRW from the coding sequence ATGTGCGAAGGCACCGTCACCGAGGTGCAGTACTTCTCCGGAATCAAGGATCATTTTCGCGCCCTCCCGGTGGAGATCGGGACCTGCGACATCGACGGATGCGGAAGGGACCCCCTGGGAGTCGTGCGCGCGGCAGAGAAACGCCGGGACACCGCCCATCGGAAAGCACAGCGCCAGGGGGACGCCTATCTCGCCTACGACGAGGTCCGGGCGGTGGTCGACGTGGACGAGCACACCTCGCTCGAAGCCGCGATCAGAAGAGCCCGCGAATCCGGAATCCGCCTCGCGATCTCCACTCCATGCTTTGAGATCTGGCTGCTGCGGCACTTCCAGGAATGCTCGGCCGCGCTCACTTCCGCGATCGTCCAGAACAAGATCCACAGATATGTTCCCGGTTACGAAAAGCACCTGCCGGAAGACTTTCCCTACGGCGAGCACGGGACGGCCCGGCGACGGGCACGGACCGCCGACCCCCACCATGACTCCCCCAATCGGAAAGGTCGCAACCCGTCTACGAACGCCTGGCTGACGATCGATGCGATCGCGGCGTCAGGACAGAGAGACGCGAAGAGCAGCCGATGGTGA
- a CDS encoding helix-turn-helix domain-containing protein, producing MTDDKTRDLGASALKGLAHPFRLRLLELLEQHGPATATQLAAQMGENTGATSYHLRQLERHGFIEDMPERGKGKERWWRTRGFSLDGDRFRRDPETAEATEFLLAEMVRQRGAELARWLEESRTSPRPWITAGVNSRLALRLTRDELAGLVREVSGVLDAYHDRVRERDEEVPDTARVIVHFDAFPVGLGERARPE from the coding sequence ATGACAGATGACAAGACTCGTGATCTCGGAGCCTCGGCACTCAAGGGGCTCGCCCATCCCTTCCGGCTCCGGCTCCTGGAGCTGCTGGAGCAGCACGGCCCGGCGACCGCGACCCAGCTCGCCGCCCAGATGGGGGAGAACACCGGGGCCACGAGCTACCACCTGCGCCAGCTTGAGCGGCACGGGTTCATCGAGGACATGCCCGAGCGGGGCAAGGGCAAGGAGCGCTGGTGGCGCACCCGGGGCTTCTCCCTCGACGGCGACCGGTTCCGCCGTGACCCCGAGACCGCGGAGGCCACCGAGTTCCTCCTCGCGGAGATGGTCCGCCAGCGCGGCGCCGAGCTCGCCCGGTGGCTGGAGGAGTCACGGACCTCCCCCCGGCCCTGGATCACGGCCGGGGTCAACTCCCGCCTGGCGTTACGCCTGACCAGGGATGAGCTCGCCGGCCTCGTGCGCGAGGTCTCCGGGGTCCTCGACGCCTACCACGACAGGGTCCGGGAACGGGACGAGGAGGTTCCGGACACCGCGCGCGTCATCGTCCACTTCGACGCCTTCCCCGTCGGCCTGGGGGAGCGGGCCCGGCCGGAGTGA
- a CDS encoding MFS transporter has translation MIGRSFRWLWTASGLSNIGDGIAVLGVSLIAVTLTRSPFLVSLAGAAATLPWLLLALHAGAVVDRHDRRRIMVVASWARAGVLAALATAAWLGALNLPVLLAGALLIGVAEVFSDTSAQSVLPMAVPRDRLDSANGQLIAVQTVGNNFLGGPLAGLLLVIGPAAVLGAPALLYAVAGLALCGMRGRFRVEAPSTRSLRADIGDGLRYLRDHRVLRALAAFAGVLNFANAAYFAVFVLWVVGDGSRVGLPAAGYGILTAALAAGAVTGSLLAGRLARRAGQVRTLLTANLVNSLLLLVPVLIPTPVAIGVTAALLGATNAISNVILVSLRQRLIPEDLLGRVNASYRLIGMGTTPLGAAAGGLLGTYAGLPAVFCAASALCVIAVVLVSRAVSTRSVAAAEASSARPTALHPA, from the coding sequence GTGATCGGACGGTCATTCCGCTGGTTGTGGACGGCCTCCGGCCTGTCGAACATCGGCGACGGCATCGCGGTCCTCGGCGTGTCCCTGATCGCGGTGACCCTGACCAGGTCGCCGTTCCTGGTCTCCCTGGCAGGCGCGGCGGCGACGCTGCCCTGGCTGCTGCTCGCGCTGCACGCGGGCGCGGTCGTCGACCGGCACGACCGGCGACGGATCATGGTCGTGGCGAGCTGGGCCCGGGCCGGCGTGCTCGCGGCGCTGGCCACGGCGGCCTGGCTGGGGGCGCTCAACCTGCCGGTGCTGCTCGCCGGAGCCCTCCTGATCGGCGTCGCCGAGGTCTTCTCCGACACCTCCGCGCAGTCCGTGCTGCCGATGGCCGTCCCGCGCGACCGCCTCGACAGCGCCAACGGGCAGCTCATCGCCGTGCAGACGGTCGGCAACAACTTCCTCGGGGGCCCGCTGGCCGGACTCCTGCTCGTGATCGGCCCGGCCGCGGTCCTCGGCGCGCCCGCCCTGCTCTACGCCGTGGCAGGGCTGGCCCTGTGCGGCATGCGCGGCCGTTTCCGGGTCGAGGCCCCGTCGACGCGCTCCCTGCGCGCCGACATCGGGGACGGCCTGCGCTACCTGCGCGACCATCGCGTCCTGCGCGCTCTGGCCGCCTTCGCGGGCGTGCTCAACTTCGCCAACGCGGCCTACTTCGCGGTCTTCGTGCTGTGGGTCGTCGGCGACGGGTCGCGGGTGGGGCTGCCCGCCGCCGGCTACGGCATCCTCACGGCGGCGCTGGCCGCCGGGGCGGTGACGGGCTCCCTGCTGGCCGGACGGCTGGCCCGCCGCGCGGGCCAGGTCAGGACCCTGCTCACCGCCAACCTGGTCAACAGTCTCCTGCTGCTGGTTCCCGTACTGATCCCCACGCCGGTGGCGATCGGCGTCACCGCCGCGCTCCTCGGCGCGACCAACGCCATCTCCAACGTCATCCTGGTCTCGCTGAGGCAGCGGCTCATCCCCGAAGACCTCCTCGGCCGGGTCAACGCGAGCTACCGCCTGATCGGCATGGGCACCACCCCCCTCGGCGCGGCGGCCGGTGGGCTCCTCGGCACCTACGCCGGCCTGCCCGCCGTCTTCTGCGCCGCCTCCGCGCTGTGCGTCATCGCGGTCGTCCTCGTCTCCCGCGCCGTCTCCACCCGCTCCGTGGCCGCCGCGGAGGCGTCATCCGCCCGGCCCACGGCCCTCCATCCGGCATGA
- a CDS encoding PucR family transcriptional regulator, which produces MDEVPGVPADLLGGHLRVLEAAAATGRPPDRAALDGYRAAGARAAESGVSLRALVETALVMAESVRTVPLPVLRRAVSALMEGYENAQRLALRQEEAARREFVDDLLQGRADRLAERAEHFGLRLAETYVVAVARPAGPVSDGPTGGDGYGGATAVTDGDGSARRIEEALVARFGSHNVLVAVRDGGLVCVAPGSLAVATGEFTHHVRQMFAPGWRVGLGRAHRGPGGVVTSYREAANAIEFGDRLGLRASVLKASDLLVFPVLLRDRAAIEDLVTTVLSPLLDARGGPEPLLGTLEAVFASQGNQTAAARRLGVSTRAVTYRLERIRRLTGFSPDDPTQRFTLETAVLGARLLDWPAHPLR; this is translated from the coding sequence ATGGACGAGGTCCCGGGGGTGCCCGCCGACCTGCTCGGCGGGCACCTCCGCGTGCTGGAGGCCGCGGCCGCGACCGGACGGCCGCCCGACCGCGCCGCGCTGGACGGCTACCGCGCGGCGGGCGCGCGGGCCGCCGAGTCGGGGGTGTCCCTGCGCGCGCTGGTCGAGACCGCCCTGGTCATGGCCGAATCCGTGCGTACGGTTCCGCTCCCGGTCCTGCGACGGGCGGTCTCCGCCCTGATGGAGGGCTACGAGAACGCCCAGCGCCTGGCCCTGCGTCAGGAGGAGGCCGCGCGCCGGGAGTTCGTGGACGACCTGCTCCAGGGGCGGGCCGACAGGCTCGCCGAGCGGGCCGAGCACTTCGGCCTCCGGCTGGCCGAGACCTACGTGGTCGCGGTCGCCCGCCCCGCGGGTCCGGTGAGCGACGGCCCGACGGGCGGCGACGGGTACGGCGGGGCGACGGCGGTCACGGACGGCGACGGGTCGGCCCGGCGGATCGAGGAGGCGCTGGTCGCCCGGTTCGGCTCGCACAACGTGCTGGTCGCGGTACGCGACGGTGGGCTCGTGTGCGTCGCCCCCGGCAGTCTCGCCGTCGCGACGGGGGAGTTCACCCACCACGTGCGGCAGATGTTCGCGCCCGGCTGGCGGGTCGGGCTGGGACGGGCTCACCGGGGGCCGGGCGGGGTGGTCACCTCCTACCGGGAGGCTGCCAACGCCATCGAGTTCGGTGACCGGCTGGGCCTGCGGGCCTCCGTTCTCAAGGCCTCGGACCTGCTGGTCTTCCCGGTGCTCCTGCGGGACAGGGCCGCCATCGAGGACCTGGTGACGACCGTGCTCAGCCCGCTGCTGGACGCGAGGGGCGGTCCGGAGCCGCTGCTCGGCACGCTGGAGGCCGTCTTCGCCTCCCAGGGCAACCAGACCGCCGCCGCGCGCAGGCTCGGTGTCAGCACCCGGGCGGTGACCTACCGGCTGGAGCGGATCCGCCGCCTCACCGGGTTCTCGCCCGACGACCCCACCCAGCGGTTCACGCTGGAGACCGCGGTGCTGGGCGCCCGGCTGCTGGACTGGCCGGCTCATCCACTGCGCTGA
- a CDS encoding ABC transporter permease subunit, whose translation MPALLSKSLRDYRRALAGWTIGIVAFFGLYLSFYPNIAQNPDLYGQAALAKFPGPMRELMGGLEGFTSDVGYLHSLVYQLFGPMLFVVCAAVLGNRAIAQPEESGTLELTLTLPIDRRRLVFERFAALALGLLGVAVVTFLALWALSSAVGMGVPPGRILAGHTGVFLLALFFGTLTLAVGAAVGRRGIAMAVVGVVAVGGYVVESMGRNVDALSWLRRLSPFRYYLDGRPLYQGLPTGDYLVLAGATVALLLVAILAFDRRDVGV comes from the coding sequence ATGCCCGCGCTGCTGTCCAAGAGCCTGCGTGACTACCGCAGGGCGCTGGCCGGCTGGACGATCGGCATCGTCGCGTTCTTCGGGCTCTACCTGTCGTTCTACCCGAACATCGCCCAGAACCCCGACCTCTACGGGCAGGCGGCACTCGCCAAGTTCCCCGGGCCCATGCGCGAGCTGATGGGAGGCCTGGAGGGTTTCACCAGCGACGTCGGCTACCTGCACAGCCTCGTCTATCAGCTGTTCGGGCCGATGCTGTTCGTCGTCTGCGCCGCGGTCCTCGGCAACCGGGCCATCGCGCAGCCGGAGGAGTCCGGCACGCTGGAGCTGACCCTCACGCTGCCGATCGACCGCAGGAGGCTGGTCTTCGAGCGCTTCGCCGCCCTCGCCCTCGGACTGCTGGGGGTGGCGGTGGTGACGTTCCTCGCGCTGTGGGCGCTGTCGTCGGCCGTCGGTATGGGCGTGCCTCCCGGCAGGATCCTGGCCGGTCACACCGGGGTCTTCCTGCTCGCCCTGTTCTTCGGCACGCTGACCCTTGCGGTGGGCGCGGCCGTGGGGCGCAGGGGGATCGCCATGGCCGTGGTGGGCGTGGTCGCGGTGGGCGGCTACGTGGTCGAGAGCATGGGCCGGAACGTGGACGCGCTCTCCTGGCTCCGCCGGCTCTCGCCGTTCCGCTACTACCTGGACGGCAGGCCGCTCTACCAGGGTCTCCCCACCGGTGATTACCTGGTCCTCGCGGGAGCGACGGTCGCGCTGCTCCTGGTCGCCATCCTCGCCTTCGATCGGCGTGACGTAGGAGTCTGA
- a CDS encoding ABC transporter ATP-binding protein, which produces MTSVVRTERLTKFYGDRRGLEDLDLEIRPGEVFGYLGPNGAGKTTTIRLILDVIRPTRGRVTVLGTDPRDARVRGRIGYLPGELALEGRERASDYLAFLGGARGGVPRGRIAALAERLEADLSAPMGRLSKGNRQKVGLIQAFMHEPEFLILDEPTSGLDPLVQQEFLAMVREVRASGRTVLMSSHVLAEVEDVSDRVGIVRGGRLAAVEDISALREKAVRRVEFHFDAPVPREAFAGLPGVRDLRVQGASVRCTIDGRPDALVKAAARFTVVHMVSAEPDLEEIFLTYYSGEGERHARAAVQEPA; this is translated from the coding sequence ATGACATCGGTAGTGCGGACCGAGAGACTCACCAAGTTCTACGGCGACCGCCGGGGCCTTGAGGATCTCGACCTTGAGATCCGTCCCGGAGAGGTGTTCGGGTACCTCGGCCCGAACGGCGCGGGGAAGACGACCACGATCCGGCTGATCCTCGACGTGATCCGGCCCACCAGAGGCCGGGTGACCGTGCTCGGCACGGACCCCCGTGACGCGAGGGTGCGCGGCCGGATCGGTTACCTGCCCGGAGAGCTGGCCCTGGAGGGCAGGGAGAGGGCGAGCGACTACCTCGCCTTCCTGGGCGGAGCGCGCGGCGGCGTGCCCAGGGGACGGATCGCCGCCCTGGCCGAGCGGCTGGAGGCCGACCTGTCGGCCCCCATGGGCAGGCTCTCCAAGGGGAACCGGCAGAAGGTCGGGCTCATCCAGGCCTTCATGCACGAGCCGGAGTTCCTGATCCTGGACGAGCCGACCAGCGGCCTGGACCCGCTGGTGCAGCAGGAGTTCCTGGCGATGGTCCGCGAGGTCCGCGCCTCGGGCCGGACCGTGCTGATGTCCTCGCACGTGCTCGCCGAGGTCGAGGACGTCTCCGACCGGGTCGGGATCGTGCGCGGCGGGCGGCTGGCGGCGGTGGAGGACATCTCCGCCCTGAGGGAGAAGGCGGTGCGGCGGGTGGAGTTCCACTTCGACGCGCCGGTGCCACGGGAGGCGTTCGCGGGCCTTCCGGGCGTGCGGGACCTGCGGGTGCAGGGCGCGAGCGTCCGCTGTACCATCGACGGCCGCCCCGACGCGCTGGTGAAGGCGGCGGCACGGTTCACCGTGGTGCACATGGTCAGCGCCGAGCCCGATCTTGAGGAGATCTTCCTCACCTACTACAGCGGAGAGGGGGAGCGCCATGCCCGCGCTGCTGTCCAAGAGCCTGCGTGA
- a CDS encoding patatin-like phospholipase family protein, which produces MNVDTAFVLGGGGVLGAHEVGMLRALDEAGVKPDVIVGTSVGALNGVMLAASPGDAVAGLTDLWQSDVVRTAFAGSWMTRISTLARTGTHLHSSGPLRRLLAEMLPVSRIEDLAVPFQCVAASVERASAHWFTEGPVVDAVLASCAVPGLLPPVRVGDGHFLDGGLVHSIPVGRAVALGARRVYVLHVGRIERPLVAPRRPWEVGLIAFEIARRHRFAEEMAALPAGIEVHVMPAGADARPGVDLSQLRYRDSSRISGYIERAYQASSRYLAQHSPT; this is translated from the coding sequence ATGAACGTGGACACGGCCTTCGTGCTCGGAGGCGGAGGCGTGCTCGGCGCCCACGAGGTGGGCATGCTGCGGGCGCTGGACGAGGCGGGCGTCAAACCGGACGTGATCGTCGGCACGTCCGTGGGCGCGCTGAACGGCGTCATGCTGGCGGCCTCCCCCGGCGACGCGGTCGCCGGCCTGACCGATCTGTGGCAGTCCGACGTGGTCCGCACGGCCTTCGCCGGGTCCTGGATGACGCGGATCTCCACCCTCGCCAGGACCGGCACCCATCTGCACTCCTCCGGCCCGCTGCGCCGCCTGCTGGCCGAGATGCTCCCTGTCTCCCGCATCGAGGACCTCGCGGTGCCGTTCCAGTGCGTGGCCGCCTCCGTCGAACGCGCCTCCGCCCACTGGTTCACCGAAGGTCCCGTGGTCGACGCGGTCCTCGCCTCCTGCGCCGTCCCCGGCCTGCTGCCTCCCGTCCGCGTCGGCGACGGCCACTTCCTCGACGGCGGCCTGGTCCACAGCATCCCCGTCGGCCGTGCGGTCGCCCTCGGCGCCCGCCGCGTGTACGTCCTGCACGTCGGCCGGATCGAACGGCCCCTGGTCGCCCCGCGCCGCCCGTGGGAGGTCGGCCTGATCGCCTTCGAGATCGCCCGCCGCCACCGTTTCGCCGAGGAGATGGCCGCCCTCCCCGCCGGCATCGAGGTCCACGTCATGCCCGCCGGGGCCGACGCCCGCCCCGGGGTGGACCTGTCCCAGCTGCGCTACCGGGATTCGTCACGTATATCTGGATACATCGAACGCGCCTACCAGGCCTCGTCCCGATACCTGGCTCAGCACTCGCCCACCTGA
- a CDS encoding 1-acyl-sn-glycerol-3-phosphate acyltransferase — translation MLPPRFLRRLILAPLLIVLTVVAVVTLPIWLLVVAAASLRLPPPQRRGTRLVWFAVAWLTLESMALVACLGLWVAGGFGGRLHRDEHQERHYALIRWFLSRVYGAAVRIFRLSVEVDEPPHTPDELSRRLTRPVIVLSRHAGPGDSFLLIHHLLVLYGRRPRIVMKAALQFDPSLDVVINRLPNAFVPRKVAESGILTEIRRLASDMDADDALVIFPEGGNFTPRRRWRAIFRLEEKGLAEEASRARRLEHLLAPRPNGAIAAIEACPTADVIFVAHTGLDDLITIGDVWRRLPVRAEIRARWWRVRSADVPRDRESQIRWLFDHWEKIDAWIAENRPAPAGT, via the coding sequence GTGCTCCCTCCCCGCTTCCTCCGCCGCCTGATCCTCGCGCCCCTCCTCATCGTGCTCACCGTGGTCGCGGTGGTCACGCTTCCGATCTGGCTGCTGGTGGTGGCGGCGGCCTCCCTGCGCCTGCCGCCCCCGCAGCGGCGCGGCACCCGGCTGGTCTGGTTCGCGGTGGCGTGGCTGACCTTGGAGTCGATGGCGCTGGTCGCCTGCCTGGGACTCTGGGTGGCCGGCGGGTTCGGCGGGCGGCTCCACCGCGACGAGCACCAGGAGCGGCACTACGCCCTGATCCGCTGGTTCCTGTCGCGGGTGTACGGCGCCGCCGTACGGATCTTCCGCCTGAGCGTCGAGGTCGACGAGCCGCCGCATACTCCCGACGAGCTCTCCCGCCGCCTGACCCGCCCGGTCATCGTCCTGTCCCGCCACGCGGGCCCCGGCGACTCGTTCCTCCTCATCCACCACCTTCTCGTCCTGTACGGCAGGCGCCCGAGGATCGTGATGAAGGCGGCCCTCCAGTTCGACCCGTCCCTGGACGTGGTGATCAACCGTCTCCCCAACGCCTTCGTCCCCCGCAAGGTCGCCGAGAGCGGCATCCTCACCGAGATCCGCCGCCTGGCCTCCGACATGGACGCCGACGACGCCCTCGTGATCTTCCCCGAGGGCGGCAACTTCACCCCCAGACGCCGCTGGCGCGCCATATTCCGGCTGGAGGAGAAAGGCCTGGCGGAAGAGGCCTCCCGCGCCCGCCGCCTGGAGCACCTCCTCGCCCCCCGCCCCAACGGGGCCATCGCCGCCATCGAGGCCTGCCCCACCGCTGACGTGATCTTCGTCGCCCACACCGGACTCGACGATCTGATCACCATCGGCGACGTCTGGCGCCGGCTTCCCGTCCGCGCCGAGATCAGGGCCCGGTGGTGGAGGGTACGGTCCGCCGACGTCCCACGCGACCGCGAGAGCCAGATCCGCTGGCTCTTCGACCACTGGGAGAAGATCGACGCCTGGATCGCCGAGAACCGCCCCGCCCCCGCCGGAACCTGA